In Oncorhynchus kisutch isolate 150728-3 linkage group LG5, Okis_V2, whole genome shotgun sequence, a genomic segment contains:
- the LOC109891470 gene encoding deoxyribonuclease gamma produces MSGSVSVWRVVSWMVLGMVLGLSGGGSALKICTFNIQSFGEKKIEKPEVVDVILALIARCDIMLVMEIKDLSAKAFPQLMTQLNSDYSSRKNEYNYVISDRLGRKSYKEQYAFIYRQRLVSVKEVYQYPDTQPGDEDAFSREPFIVWFSSPKTAVQDFVIIPIHTTPETSVREINELYDVFQDVKQRWTSKNVIIMGDFNAACGYVPKKQWSSIRLRSDSSFLWLTGDTIDTTVKESTDCAYDRVVLHGDKMIQAVNPTSLDVFDFRRAYGLTELQALAVSDHYPVCITVKAAPRNKG; encoded by the exons ATGTCGGGTAGTGTTAGTGTTTGGAGGGTAGTGAGCTGGATGGTGCTGGGCATGGTTCTGGGGCTCAGTGGTGGGGGCTCAGCCCTGAAGATCTGTACCTTCAACATCCAGTCCTTTGGAGAGAAGAAAATAGAGAAGCCAGAGGTGGTTGATGTCATATTGGCT CTGATCGCTCGCTGTGACATCATGCTGGTGATGGAGATTAAAGATCTCAGTGCGAAGGCTTTCCCTCAGCTCATGACTCAACTCAACAG TGACTACAGCTCCAGGAAGAATGAGTATAACTATGTGATCAGTGACAGACTGGGACGTAAGTCCTACAAGGAGCAGTACGCCTTTATCTACAG ACAGAGGCTGGTGTCAGTGAAGGAAGTGTACCAGTACCCTGACACCCAACCTGGAGATGAGGATGCCTTCTCCAGGGAACCTTTCATCGTCTGGTTCTCTTCCCCCAAAACAG CCGTCCAGGACTTTGTGATCATCCCGATCCACACCACTCCAGAGACGTCCGTCAGGGAGATAAATGAACTGTATGATGTGTTCCAAGATGTCAAACAACGATGGACCTCAAAg AATGTGATCATCATGGGCGACTTCAATGCGGCCTGCGGCTACGTACCCAAGAAGCAGTGGAGCAGCATCCGCCTGCGGTCTGACAGCAGCTTCCTGTGGCTGACGGGTGACACCATCGACACCACCGTCAAGGAGTCCACAGACTGTGCCTATGACAG ggTTGTCCTCCACGGGGACAAGATGATCCAGGCAGTCAACCCAACCTCTCTGGATGTGTTTGACTTCAGACGGGCCTACGGACTAACCGAGCTACAG GCCCTGGCGGTGAGTGACCACTACCCAGTGTGCATCACTGTGAAGGCCGCTCCGAGGAATAAGGGTTAA